The DNA sequence CGCGAACTACCGATGATTATGAGGCAATGGCCGAGGCAGGTGTCGTGGCTGTGATCGAGCCTTCGTTTTGGTTAGGCCAACCCCGCACCCAAGTGGGGTCTTTTCAAGATTATTTTAGTAGTTTGATAGGTTGGGAGCCTTTTCGTGCCAGCCAATTCGGCATCAAGCATTACTGTACCATCGGGCTCAATTCAAAAGAGGCCAATAATGAAGCATTGGCAGAACAGGTGATGGAGTTGTTGCCCCTGTACCTTCATAAAGAAAATGTGTTGGCCGTGGGCGAGATCGGGTACGACGACCAAACCCCCGCAGAGGACAACTATTTTAGACAGCAATTAGAACTGGCCAAAGAATTTGATATGCTGGTTCAGGTACACACGCCCCATAGGGATAAAAAGGCGGGCACCATTCGTAGTATGGAGGTATGTTTAGAACACGGTTTTGACCCAAATAAGGTGATCATTGACCATAATAATGAAGAAACCGTTCAAGAGGTGCTTGACAGAGGCTTCATTGCAGCTTTTACCATTTACCCGAAAACCAAAATGGGCAATGAGCGTATGGTCGAGGTGGTAAGACGTTTT is a window from the Muricauda sp. SCSIO 65647 genome containing:
- a CDS encoding TatD family hydrolase, with the translated sequence MEEKLMFIDPHVHMTSRTTDDYEAMAEAGVVAVIEPSFWLGQPRTQVGSFQDYFSSLIGWEPFRASQFGIKHYCTIGLNSKEANNEALAEQVMELLPLYLHKENVLAVGEIGYDDQTPAEDNYFRQQLELAKEFDMLVQVHTPHRDKKAGTIRSMEVCLEHGFDPNKVIIDHNNEETVQEVLDRGFIAAFTIYPKTKMGNERMVEVVRRFGSHNIIVDSSADWGVSDPLAVPKTASLMLRNGIAKEDVIKTCYQNALDVFSQSGKIDESHWLDAPGIDQSELFNDNSVLRGQEPRIDNGKIV